tggaggaggtcaatgagtttaagtaccttggatcagttatgtgtaagcatggtggtatggagggagagacaagagaaagggcattgcaaggaagaagggtggtagggtctttgggatgaatcatgaatggcagaagtgtgagcatggaggtaaagagggatttgagaaatacaataatagtaccaaccctcacatatgcaagtgaaacgtgggcctggaatgaaagtcagaggtctagagtgcaggcagtggaaatgagttatttgaggagtgcttgtggtgtgagtagaatggatggaatgagtaatgaaagtgtgtacgagagttttggaatgtgtcacaggggtgaagggaagaagtgtggagtggtggaagaagtgaagcaacagactttaaagtggtttggccacatggagcgaaaggaggagagtaagatgaccagaagggtgtatgtgagtgagatagagggagggaatgctagaggacgacctccagtgaaatggagggatagggtgcaagagtacattagggagaggggggaaagatctttgagaaactttgagcaggcaaggagggagtgtctggatagagaaagctggaagctcttctgccatggccatcccctggtgggagctcctaggagcaggcgtcgatgaaatgatgatgatgatgggtctaGAACAATGTTTTCAAAGTCACAATCAACAAACTAGCTCTGTCTTGCCCCTAAccttaaaaatcaacaaaaaatgagaacACGCCAGGTTTGCCAAGACCCCCAAAGCTCCCCCAGTAACAAATAAGATCACTAGGTTTTGCCGAAGTCAACACTAaaggttcttcctcctcttcctcctcctctcagatcaACCGCACGTGCAGGACATGCCAGGCTCTGATGTCCAGTGTGGAGGAGATCGGAATTCCTATCATGAGGGAGACACACAGCCGCACCACACCCTCACCGGACGCCAGCAAGCTATTGCCATCCTGTAGTCGCCACACCTCCAGGTTGGTCGTGGCTTGGGGGGGAACCGTACATTTTCTCCTCAGTTCTGTGTCTTAATTTTAGGTTTGTTTGTACATCAAGCTTGATATTTGCCATCCTGAAGTCCCCCtcactgatgactctactcttgctcattcctatgctatccagatcccttatgcaagggttaaccaccatcttcattctttcatccctattctatccaaatcccttatgcaagagtcaaacagcatcttcattatttcatccctgtactgtccaaattccctatacaagagtttaccagcatcttcattcttttatcccttccactggtaaactctgaaacagcaatagcctccctttgtctgtatttttactcctgctcatccctatactatcctgatcccttatgcaagagttgagcagcagcatcttcattccttcatccagcAGGGAGTtctccaggcacacgccagcattgCCGCCAAGGACTTCACACTGCACTGCCCGAAACACCCGTCGagggtgatgaggatgaggagacagTCAAGATTGTGCAGTGGGTGAAGAGCAATGAGCCAATGGTAGGaatcttgtctctctgtctgtatcttaaATGTATTTGCCCTTCACTTAccctgtttgaaaagtctcttGTCATAGAAGTTGCTGCTGGGACTTTGATGGAGTGTTTCGTGATCCTGGTGATGGCTTTACATGGCTTTTTCATCTTGAGCGGGGAAAACACCAATGAACACCCGGTtagtcttttctgtggccttgggaaacagtcatggtGGGAGCCTGACACGTTAaggatgacctcactttgttgtagagagtctcattagtaaggaagcatgtatgaattttctgaggcaagacctatagtaactgtttggggttttgttaggttaggttaggttagcttctcAATATTCTGATGTAATAAATATTTAGGCGAGTACAGGCTGATTCAGTGTTTTAAAGAGACAGCCAGCACCTCACAACAGTCATCTGAGGCAGTGCACTTGAAAAGATtggcatttccttctttttatttattttttctttggtcgAGATGGAAGTCATGGCCACCCAGTTGAAGAATCATTATGTAAGACACTATTTATGTGCCTCAGTCTGTGTTGAGTTCCCTGACCCTTGTTGCTGTTTGCCCAGTGCTTGCcacgggagggaaagggagcagagcCTATTGTGGGGAGTAGAAAGACTGGTTTTGTGGAATTTGTGTGTAGATGTAGTGGCTGGGTGTGTGTCTTACTTGTCTCCTTCACCtgcatacctcctcctctctcaactctTGCTCAGTCCTATACTATCcagatccctaatgcaagagtcaaccagcatcttcattctttcatccctttcgctggtaaactctggaacagcctcccttcgtctgtatttccactcctgctcatccctatactgtccaaaccctttatgcaagacttaaccagcaacttcattctttcatcccttccgctggtaaactctttccttccttcctctttttctttttccttctttctctttcctcccttcctttccctgccttctgttccttctatctctctgtctgtcttgccCTTGAACTCCCTCCTTTGCCCCcaataaacagaaaacaaaacaaaaattaattTGTGGTGGCAATGGCAGCGTCTTCAACATTAACacgttccttccttacttaccccCAGGGAGCCACCATCAAGCAGGACGACCACTCCggagccatcatcatcacccgcaTCATGCATGGCTGATTGCTCCGGCCTCATCCATGCTGCCGACGAGGTGCAGGGGTTAACACCTTCAATGTGGAGGGCAAGACACGGGCGGATGTCCACAAGATgctggtgaggagggaggaggagaggaaggaagggaagggagggaaggatgaagagagagagagagagagagagagagagagagagagagagagagagagagacctatgtGCCTGTGGGCTGTggtagtgacagagagagagagagagagagagagagagagagagagagagagagagatatatagatatatatatatatatatatatatatatatatatatatatatatatatatatatatatatatagatatagatataactGTTGGTCAAAATTTATTCTCTCATTTGCCTTGCTGTTCCTGTCTACTTGCTCTGGATGAAATAAAgctatcattacaattattaatatcattatttattttctgagCCACAGTAACCAACccacctcctgtccccttccaggTGCAGGCGGAGGGCACCATGACCTTCAGGCTGCTCCCGGCCAGCAGCTCGGTGCACCTCAGGGAGTGCAAGGTGAGGGTGCACGCCTACTTTCACTATGACCCCAAGGAGGACAACAAGCACATTCCCTGCAAGGAAGCCGGGCTGCCCTTCAACAAGCTGGACATCCTGCACATTGTGACCCAGGATGACCCCTACTGGTAAGCCCTGGTGACCTCATAATGAAGCTTTGTGGCTCTCAGGTGATCCAGTGTCCCGCTTGGCCTGCCCCACTCATGGGGAGCTATGCGGCTCAGGCCAACTGAGTGCTGGTGTGTGACATTGCCCCTGCAGCACCCTGCTAGACCAGAGGACTTGACCGCTGCAGTGGTGCATTCCGTCCACTGGTGAGTCACACAGCTCCCCGTGGGTGTGGGGTGAAACACACTGACACTGGATCAGCTGGGCGCACCAAACACAGCgttccacacagcagccccatCACAGTGCTCCCCCAGCAGCTCTTATAGGCGACCCTTTACTGAAAACAACAATCACAGTCAAAGGAAACATTTGTAGAAGGTGCTGCAAAGGTGTCACTGGCCACTCACATAACTACATCGTCTGCCTTATGTACAAACACTGCCCCCCGTCTGCACAACAACAGGCCAGCCCGAGGCAGGGCTGCTGCAGCACCAGAGGGGGCTGCCGTGTGTctcgctgggtgtggtggtggcggtggcagtggtCACGGTGGCAGAGGTCTGGGCTTTCAGTGAGCAAGCACACTCCCAACATCTGTATTCAATAGAGAGCACACAGTCAGAGCTTTTCGTTGCTTTCCATATTGGTGGTTATGTTCATCTATAAATGTAGGTTGGGTTGTTTAAAGCACATGAGACAGAGCACAAAAGGCATTTTCCAATGAGTTcttgtctgttttatttttattaaaattctcACCCAAACTTTggtccaaccatttcaaatagtctgtttggACGGCGGATTTCTTGggtctttcctccctctgctctgcctcactcccaacacctgtttttccctctcatgtgttagctacaggtaacataggagagggaaaaacaggtgttggggctgtgtggcagagcagaggggaggagaggacccaGGAATCTACCGCCCAAACGGACCATTTGAAATGGTTGGACATTTTTCAGCCTCTTAATATCACTAGAGCCAGGGCCCCACTGTAGACCCTGAGTCCCCTCCATGAACACTAGGAGACAGTAAagtaaggggagggcagggacagaACAATGCCTGATGAGCTGACAAGAGGTGTGTGTTGCTTCTTGCCTTCAACTCACCAATGTCAGCAGGAGAAACAGTCTACACTACAAGTAGCCTCAGCCCCTGCCATCACGGCTGACATGCCCAATAAGCCCcacagcctccctcaccctccaggcCAACATCAGCATCAGCTCCAATTTCTAACACTTGCTGTAGTATTGATGCACTGGGTCACCTTCATCAACACAACATAAATAACCTGAGGCAGGCATCAGTCACACCAGGAAGGGGGGGTGGCTGAGGGAATAAAGTccctatttttaaacatatcagtGACTCAGTTtccatttgaaaagcctcttgtagcaGTTGCTGAAATTTTCATGGAGTGTTCTGTGATCCTGGAGACAGTGTTACACAACTTCTGCACCTTGGACGGGAAAAACAGCCACATGAACACCCGGttcatctcctctgtggccttggttAACAGTCATAATGGgaggccaagacgttaaaaatAGGGACTTAAGTATCATGGCAGGGACCTCAGTGTGTTGGTGGCCATGTCTGGCTCATAGTGGTACCAGTGCAGAACGCCTTGTAAGggtgcgtccacacggtcgaacaaTGTCCGTCGGACAAACGCTGCTACCAGTTAACAATGGAAAGCGGAAAGGCTCGctgatgacgtcagaagcgagcACCAAGAGGTGTACCAGACACTGCCCATGTTCGTAGTATCGGAACTTCGGACACTGCCTGGTGGGACAGAGGCTTGGAAGTGTACGATACTGCCAGGCACAGGATGAACAAAGTTACTTGTTAACCAGATGAACTGAGGCTGTCAGTTGATTAGATCTCACCTGCCCTGTCAACATGGCTGACCGTACATCTGTCACCTGTCTCTTGAGCCCATACTAACACTGACCTAGATACCCGTGGGTTGCCAGCGAACATCAACTTTGAACATTGTCTGCCGGTCTTTGCCTGGTGAACGGAGTAGAAACTATGGTACACAACTTCATCTGGTACCACTGTTTGTTGCCATATCAACTTCCCTCATTTCAACGCCTATGACGTCATCCTGGTTCGCCTTATGATATGGTAACACAGTGTCTGTCCGACAGACAGTGTTTGACCGTGTGGACGGACCCTGACGGTTGCTGTGATGTGCAGGTGACGGCTTGGTGACGCAGGGCATGGAGGACACAGTGCTGCAGTGGCTCAGCGAGCGCCTCGGCCACCCAGACAACTTCACTTCTGTGATATTCCTGCCCAGACCAAGGTATCAGCTGTTACACATTAAGGAATGTTTTTTATATGGGGGTGTGCTTTTTGTTGTGTGTTGAGATGGGAGGAGAAGGTATGCAAAGGTCATGCAGGGAAGGGAGCAAATGGAGACTTTGTTGGGTCTCATTTTCCTTACTTAGTTTTTCCTGTTAGTATTGCATATTAGTTGGAATGATGTGGACAAACTAGCTAAAACGCTCTCTTCGTAATGGCAGACCTTGCATTAGTATAACCAGTGGCCCAGCAAGTGAAGGCAAGTGAAGAGCTACTTGGGGTGTGGTGAGGCTGTTAGGTGAGGCTGATGGCGGCAGTGCTTCATCTGTGCTCTCAATAGAATGGCGACCCAGCAAGTGTAGGAATTGAATGGTCAGGCCACACAAAAATTGGCTGGAGAGGTGAAATAGAATCTTGCCTGGAGTGAGGTGAGCTACACTGATGGACAGACAGAGGTGGGAAACCATGTGCTGAAGTACAACCCTGAGTGATATATAATGAGATGGACGTGAAATTATTACCttagccagggcaggatggatcacacaagaccagacggagggagatatggagaactAGGAGTCATAGAAGCCAGGGCAGACAGCAGCCAAGGTGGAGGGATGAAATAAGAACCTTAGCCAGGACAGGATGCATCACACAAGACCAgacggagggagatatggagaactAGGAGTCATAGAAGCCAGGACAGACAGCAGCCAAGGTGGAGGGATGAAATAAGAACCttagccagggcaggatggatcacacaagaccagacggagggagatatggagaactAGGAGTCATAGAAGCCAGGGCAGACAGGGAACCAAGGGGGAGGGATGAAATAAGAACCTTAGCCAGGACAGGATGCATCACACAAGACCAgacggagggagatatggagaactAGGAGTCATAGAAGCCAGGACAGACAGGGAACCAAGTGTAGCGATGACATTAGAACCGTCAGCAGAGCAGGATGGAAAACACTAGCATCAGGGAGAGAGAACTGAAGCATGCTAGGAAAGGCTTTTTGTGCAGTGGACTAGTActggctgataataataataataataataataataataataataataataataataataataataatagctgatAATGATATTAGATAACAGTAATGACTGGGGGATTGGTCTCCAGAGCATCCCAgttttccttcctgtgttttcaAGCCTTTGTACAAACTTGCTATGGCAGACTAGAAAGTTTTTTGAgtattcattatcatcatcatcatcatcgttgttgTAAGTCATTAGTAATCCTGTGCAGGAAAAGTGTTTCCCTGAAGCTTTCctcccctgtgtctggtgctgaggtgccccctcccagccactcacttcatctgtggctggttctctgcccctgtgtctggtgctgaggtgccccatcccagccactcacttcatgtgtgcctggttctctgcccctgtgtctggtgctgaggtgccccatcccagccactcacttcatgtgtgcctggttctctgcccctgtgtctggtgttgaggtgccccatcccagccactcacttcatctgtgcctggttctctgcccctgtgtctggtgttgaggtgccccatcccagccactcacttcatgtgtgcctggttctctgcccctgtgtatggtgttgaggtgccccatcccagccactcacttcatgtgtgcctggttctctgcccctgtgtctggtgttgaggtgccccatcccagccactcacttcatctgtgcctggttctctgcccctgtgtctggtgttgaggtgccccatcccagccactcacttcatctgtgcctggttctctgccctgtgtctggtgttgaggccccatcccagccactcacttcatctgtgcctggttctctgcccctgtgtctggtgttgaggtgccccatcccagccactcacttcatctgtgcctggttctctgccctgtgtctggtgttgaggtgccccatcccagcctcTCACTTCATCTGTGGCTGGTTCTCTgccccctgtgtctggtgttgaggtgccccatcccagccactcacttcatctgtgcctggttctctgccctgtgtctggtgttgaggtgcccctcccagccactcacttcatgtgtgcctggttctctgcccctgtgtctggtgttgaggtgccctcccagccactcacttcatgtgtgcctggttctctgcccctgtgtctgttGCTGAGGtgcccctcccagccactcacttcatctctgcccctgtgtctggtgctgaggtgcaccatcccagccactcacttcatgtgtgcctggttctctgcccctgtgtctggtgctgaggtgccccatcccagccactcacttcatgtgtgcctggttctctgcccctgtgtctggtgctgaggtgccccctcccagccactcacttcatctctgcctggttctctgcccctgtgtctggtgctgaggtgcaccatcccagccactcacttcatgtgtgcctggttctctgcccctgtgtctggtgctgaggtgccccatcccagccactcacttcatctgtggctggttctctgcccctgtgtctggtgctgaggtgccccatcccagccactcacttcatctgtgcctggttctctgcccctgtgtctggtgctgaggtgccccatcccagccactcacttcatctctgcctggttctctgcccctgtgtctggtgctgaggtgccccatcccagccactcacttcatctgtgcctggttctctgcccctgtgtctggtgctgaggtgccccatcccagccactcacttcatctgtgcctggttctctgcccctgtgtctggtgctgaggtgccccatcccagcctctcacttcatctgtgcctggttctctgccctgtgtctggtgttgaggtgcaccatcccagccactcacttcatgtgtgcctggatctctgccctgtgtctggtgttgaggtgcccctcccagccactcacttcatctgtgcctggttctctgcccctgtgtctggtgttgaggtgccccatcccagccactcacttcatgtgtgcctggttctctgcccctgtgtctggtgttgaggtgccccatcccagccactcacttcatgtgtgcctggttctctgcccctgtgtctggtgttgagggtgccccatcccagccactcacttcatctgtgcctggttctctgcccctgtgtctggtgttgaggtgccccatcccagccactcacttcatctgtgcctggttctctgcccctgtgtctggtgttgaggtgccccatcccagccactcacttcatgtgtgcctggttctctgcccctgtgtctggtgttgaggtgccccatcccagccactcacttcatctgtgcctggttctctgcccctgtgtctggtgttgaggtgccccatcccagccactcacttcatctgtgcctggttctctgcccctgtgtctggtgttgaggtgccccatcccagccactcacttcatctgtgcctggttctctgccactgtgtctggtgttgaggtgcaccatcccagccactcacttcatctgtgcctggttctctgcccctgtgtctggtgttgaggtgccccctcccagccactcacttcatgtgtgcctggttctctgcccctgtgtctggtgttgaggtgccccctcccagccactcacttcatgtgtgcctggttctctgcccctgtgtctggtgctgaggtgccccctcccagccactcacttcatctctgcctggttctctgcccctgtgtctggtgttgaggtgcaccatcccagccactcacttcatgtgtgcctggttctctgcccctgtgtctggtgctgaggtgccccatcccagccactcacttcatgtgtgcctggttctctgcccctgtgtctggtgatgaggtgccccctcccagccactcacttcatctctgcctggttctctgcccctgtgtctggtgctgaggtgcaccatcccagccactcacttcatttgtgcctggttctctgcccctgtgtctggtgttgaggcaccatcccagccactcacttcatgtgtgcctggttctctgcccctgtgtctggtgctgaggtgttccatcccagccactcacttcatgtgtgcctggttctctgcccctgtgtctggtgctgaggtgcccctcCCAGCCACCACTTCATctctgcctggttctctgcccctgtgtctggtgctgaggtgcaccatcccagccactcacttctgtgcctggttctctgcccctgtgtctggtgttgaggtgcaccatcccagccactcacttcatgtgtgcctggttctctgcccctgtgtctggtgctgaggtgttccatcccagccactcacttcatgtgtgcctggttctctgccctgtgtctggtgctgaggtgtcccatcccagccactcacttcatgtgtgcctggtcttctgcccctgtgtctggtgctgaggtgccccatcccagccactcacttcatctgtgcctggttctctgcccctgtgtctggtgctgaggtgccccatcccagccactcacttcatctgtgcctggttctctgcccctgtgtctggtgctgaggtgccccatcccagccactcacttcatgtgtgcctggttctctgcccctgtgtctggtgttgaggtgcaccatcccagccactcacttcatgtgccttgttctctgcccctgtgtctggtgctgaggtgccccatcccagccactcacttcatgtgtgcctggttctctgcccctgtgtctggtgctgaggtgccccatcccagccactcacttcatctcttcctggttcgTGGTTTGCTGTGGCTCATGTGGTTCCTGGCTTGACacactgttactttggttgtctctTTGTTATAATTTATTTGCATGTTGATGTGACCTTCCCAAGtctatttattatctttatttgttaCTAGAATATTCTGAACCTTTGTTCCCTAATCTATGATGCTATCTTCCTtgtaaatctttctctctttctcatttcctccaggcagtggtgggcacggttccactAATCCACTAACTGCTAATTAGCAAAGCTAacctttttgttacttttttgttagctgattagcgtttccACTAACTTTGGAAGCAGCTAGTGGACCAATTAGCTTCTGCTACATGTAGTTCTTCGTCCGCTAACTTAAAGTCCACTAAAAAGTTCATGCAGGTTTgttttgtccgttgtgggcagacacagcaccagttgagccacgtaGCGCAACAATTCTAGTGCTTCCACTCTTTGGTAAACTATGCCTTAAAGTTGGGTAactggacaattattagggaagcttttgggtattttagggtaatgcatcttccatttccaactcattGAACTTGGggtttaataacaagaatttaatattttccacctgacaagaaataaacttaaaataatataaataaaagtgccagttatggaaaaaagtaaaatgtgCGTAAATTTGCAGGAATTTTTGGGTAAAATATATGGATTTAGGAAAactgaggcttctttctcttctcttttgttgttgCTCTTTGGCCTCttttgttcagttcagctgcaACGTTGTCGCTGCAGTTgtgttcattattgtcgccttgtttatcgtttGATATCAAAGTCATGGAAGGTGACCGGAGTGAGGACGTTTTTGTTCCGCCTGAGGATGCTGGCCCTGTTAGGGGGCCGtcagcagctgtgggtgaggcggaggacactTGCTGACGGCCAGGATTCCCAGAAGATCTGGAACCCGTGGCCCCACCTGGAgaagtactttgtccttaaatcaagagatatgaACCCTGATGTCTTGCACTTCTGGTGCGTCATGTGCCACCCCAAGAGGACCatgcatgctatacctttctAGAAAGCTCTATGTTTAAGCTACAACATTTTGaagtttcaggtcactaggtctgtttttaagggttttagagccaaaatactaaaccggagctaaatctatataaaaaagttagTGGTTAgaggttagcgttagcttccactaatttcttcatcagtttagcggtttagcgtaagcgaagctaacttttagtTAGTGCATTACCAGTCAGCGAATATAACTTTCCGGTTatggtgcccaccactgcctccaggCAGCTAGACACAAGGGAAGTTTGTTGGCCTGACTCTGTCCTAAACAGTGATCATGTCATCATGAGCCAGGCCACAAGTCCCCACCAGTAGCCAGCTGCCTTGGACTCTGAAGAGTCAACTTTCCCCGGATGAAGGTGATTGCCAGGTGGCTGCAGTGCAGGCCACAGAGAAATTATGTGAAGCCATACATACAGCTCTGTATCTATAATAGGGCAAAGGGCAGATTGAACACCTGACAGTTTATTTGTACAGTAATTCCTCACTTGAGTGGACTAATGGAAGGGCAAGGAGTGTAGATTGATGCTAAAAGTCTGTTGAATTGAATGTATGATTGGTGCCAG
Above is a genomic segment from Eriocheir sinensis breed Jianghai 21 unplaced genomic scaffold, ASM2467909v1 Scaffold245, whole genome shotgun sequence containing:
- the LOC126991136 gene encoding uncharacterized protein LOC126991136 — protein: MAGFTVASLSKHCLGHCNSSLPLSLQRKVFRQCNRRKLKINRTCRTCQALMSSVEEIGIPIMRETHSRTTPSPDASKLLPSCSRHTSREPPSSRTTTPEPSSSPASCMADCSGLIHAADEVQGLTPSMWRARHGRMSTRCWCRRRAP